In Pan troglodytes isolate AG18354 chromosome 21, NHGRI_mPanTro3-v2.0_pri, whole genome shotgun sequence, one genomic interval encodes:
- the MAVS gene encoding mitochondrial antiviral-signaling protein isoform X2 — translation MPFAEDKTYKYICRNFSNFCNVDVVEILPYLPCLTARDQDRLRATCTLSGNRDTLWHLFNTLQRRPGWVEYFIAALRGCELVDLADEVASVYQSYQPRTSDCPPDPLEPPSLPAERPGPPTPAAAHSIPYNSCREKEPSYPMPVQETQSSEQALQTLSPRAIPRNPDGGPLESSSDLAALSPLTSSGHQEQDTELGSTHTAGATSSLTPSRGPVSPSVSFQPLARSTPRASRLPGPTVSVVSTGTSFSSSSPGLASAGAAEGKQGAESDQAEPIICSSGAEAPANSLPSKVPTTLMPVNTVALKVPANPASVSTVPSKLPTSSKPPGAVPSNVLTNPAPSKLPINSTRAGMVPSKVPTSMVLTKVSASTVPTDGSSRNEETPAAPTPVGATGGSSAWLDSSSENRGLGSELSKPGVLASQVDSPFSGCFEDLAISASTSLGMGPCHGPEENEYKSEGTFGIHVAENPSIQLLEGNPGPPADPDGGPRPQTDRKFQEREVPCHRPSPGALWLQVAVTGVLVVTLLVVLYRRRLH, via the exons CACCCTCTGGCATCTCTTCAATACCCTTCAGCGGCGGCCTGGCTGGGTGGAGTACTTCATTGCGGCACTGAGGGGCTGTGAGCTAGTTGATCTCGCGGACGAAGTGGCCTCTGTCTACCAGAGCTACCAGCCTC GGACCTCGGACTGTCCCCCAGACCCACTGGAGCCACCGTCACTTCCTGCTGAGAGGCCAGGGCCCCCCACACCTGCTGCGGCCCACAGCATCCCCTACAACAGCTGCAGAGAGAAGGAGCCAAGTTACCCCATGCCTGTCCAGGAGACCCAG AGTTCAGAGCAAGCCCTGCAGACGCTCAGCCCCAGAGCCATCCCAAGGAATCCAGATGGTGGCCCCCTGGAGTCCTCCTCTGACCTGGCAGCCCTCAGCCCTCTGACCTCCAGCGGGCATCAGGAGCAGGACACAGAACTGGGCAGTACCCACACAGCAG GTGCGACCTCCAGCCTCACACCATCCCGTGGGCCTGTGTCTCCATCTGTCTCCTTCCAGCCCCTGGCCCGTTCCACCCCCAGGGCAAGCCGCTTGCCTGGACCCACAGTGTCAGTTGTATCTACTGgtacctccttctcctcctcatccCCTGGCTTGGCCTCTGCAGGGGCTGCAGAGGGTAAACAGGGTGCAGAGAGTGACCAGGCCGAGCCTATCATCTGCTCCAGTGGGGCAGAGGCACCTGCCAACTCTCTGCCCTCCAAAGTGCCTACCACCTTGATGCCTGTGAACACAGTGGCCCTGAAAGTGCCTGCCAACCCAGCATCTGTCAGCACAGTGCCCTCCAAGTTGCCAACTAGCTCAAAGCCCCCTGGTGCAGTGCCTTCTAATGTGCTCACCAATCCAGCACCATCCAAATTGCCCATCAACTCAACCCGTGCTGGCATGGTGCCATCCAAAGTGCCTACTAGCATGGTGCTCACCAAGGTGTCTGCCAGCACAGTCCCCACTGACGGGAGCAGCAGAAATGAG GAGACCCCAGCAGCTCCAACACCCGTCGGCGCCACTGGAGGCAGCTCAGCCTGGCtagacagcagctctgagaataGGGGCCTTGGGTCGGAGCTGAGTAAGCCTGGCGTGCTGGCATCCCAGGTAGACAGCCCGTTCTCGGGCTGCTTCGAGGATCTTGCCATCAGTGCCAGCACCTCCTTGGGCATGGGGCCCTGCCATGGCCCAGAGGAGAATGAGTACAAGTCCGAGGGCACCTTTGGGATCCACGTGGCTGAGAACCCCAGCATCCAGCTCCTGGAGGGCAACCCTGGGCCACCTGCGGACCCGGATGGTGGCCCCAGGCCACAAACCGACCGGAAGTTCCAGGAGAGGGAGGTGCCATGCCACAGGCCCTCACCTGGGGCTCTGTGGCTCCAGGTGGCTGTGACAGGGGTGCTGGTAGTCACACTCCTGGTGGTGCTGTACCGGCGGCGTCTGCACTAG
- the MAVS gene encoding mitochondrial antiviral-signaling protein isoform X1: MPFAEDKTYKYICRNFSNFCNVDVVEILPYLPCLTARDQDRLRATCTLSGNRDTLWHLFNTLQRRPGWVEYFIAALRGCELVDLADEVASVYQSYQPRTSDCPPDPLEPPSLPAERPGPPTPAAAHSIPYNSCREKEPSYPMPVQETQVPESPGESSEQALQTLSPRAIPRNPDGGPLESSSDLAALSPLTSSGHQEQDTELGSTHTAGATSSLTPSRGPVSPSVSFQPLARSTPRASRLPGPTVSVVSTGTSFSSSSPGLASAGAAEGKQGAESDQAEPIICSSGAEAPANSLPSKVPTTLMPVNTVALKVPANPASVSTVPSKLPTSSKPPGAVPSNVLTNPAPSKLPINSTRAGMVPSKVPTSMVLTKVSASTVPTDGSSRNEETPAAPTPVGATGGSSAWLDSSSENRGLGSELSKPGVLASQVDSPFSGCFEDLAISASTSLGMGPCHGPEENEYKSEGTFGIHVAENPSIQLLEGNPGPPADPDGGPRPQTDRKFQEREVPCHRPSPGALWLQVAVTGVLVVTLLVVLYRRRLH, encoded by the exons CACCCTCTGGCATCTCTTCAATACCCTTCAGCGGCGGCCTGGCTGGGTGGAGTACTTCATTGCGGCACTGAGGGGCTGTGAGCTAGTTGATCTCGCGGACGAAGTGGCCTCTGTCTACCAGAGCTACCAGCCTC GGACCTCGGACTGTCCCCCAGACCCACTGGAGCCACCGTCACTTCCTGCTGAGAGGCCAGGGCCCCCCACACCTGCTGCGGCCCACAGCATCCCCTACAACAGCTGCAGAGAGAAGGAGCCAAGTTACCCCATGCCTGTCCAGGAGACCCAGGTGCCAGAGTCCCCAGGAGAG AGTTCAGAGCAAGCCCTGCAGACGCTCAGCCCCAGAGCCATCCCAAGGAATCCAGATGGTGGCCCCCTGGAGTCCTCCTCTGACCTGGCAGCCCTCAGCCCTCTGACCTCCAGCGGGCATCAGGAGCAGGACACAGAACTGGGCAGTACCCACACAGCAG GTGCGACCTCCAGCCTCACACCATCCCGTGGGCCTGTGTCTCCATCTGTCTCCTTCCAGCCCCTGGCCCGTTCCACCCCCAGGGCAAGCCGCTTGCCTGGACCCACAGTGTCAGTTGTATCTACTGgtacctccttctcctcctcatccCCTGGCTTGGCCTCTGCAGGGGCTGCAGAGGGTAAACAGGGTGCAGAGAGTGACCAGGCCGAGCCTATCATCTGCTCCAGTGGGGCAGAGGCACCTGCCAACTCTCTGCCCTCCAAAGTGCCTACCACCTTGATGCCTGTGAACACAGTGGCCCTGAAAGTGCCTGCCAACCCAGCATCTGTCAGCACAGTGCCCTCCAAGTTGCCAACTAGCTCAAAGCCCCCTGGTGCAGTGCCTTCTAATGTGCTCACCAATCCAGCACCATCCAAATTGCCCATCAACTCAACCCGTGCTGGCATGGTGCCATCCAAAGTGCCTACTAGCATGGTGCTCACCAAGGTGTCTGCCAGCACAGTCCCCACTGACGGGAGCAGCAGAAATGAG GAGACCCCAGCAGCTCCAACACCCGTCGGCGCCACTGGAGGCAGCTCAGCCTGGCtagacagcagctctgagaataGGGGCCTTGGGTCGGAGCTGAGTAAGCCTGGCGTGCTGGCATCCCAGGTAGACAGCCCGTTCTCGGGCTGCTTCGAGGATCTTGCCATCAGTGCCAGCACCTCCTTGGGCATGGGGCCCTGCCATGGCCCAGAGGAGAATGAGTACAAGTCCGAGGGCACCTTTGGGATCCACGTGGCTGAGAACCCCAGCATCCAGCTCCTGGAGGGCAACCCTGGGCCACCTGCGGACCCGGATGGTGGCCCCAGGCCACAAACCGACCGGAAGTTCCAGGAGAGGGAGGTGCCATGCCACAGGCCCTCACCTGGGGCTCTGTGGCTCCAGGTGGCTGTGACAGGGGTGCTGGTAGTCACACTCCTGGTGGTGCTGTACCGGCGGCGTCTGCACTAG
- the MAVS gene encoding mitochondrial antiviral-signaling protein isoform X3: MPVQETQVPESPGESSEQALQTLSPRAIPRNPDGGPLESSSDLAALSPLTSSGHQEQDTELGSTHTAGATSSLTPSRGPVSPSVSFQPLARSTPRASRLPGPTVSVVSTGTSFSSSSPGLASAGAAEGKQGAESDQAEPIICSSGAEAPANSLPSKVPTTLMPVNTVALKVPANPASVSTVPSKLPTSSKPPGAVPSNVLTNPAPSKLPINSTRAGMVPSKVPTSMVLTKVSASTVPTDGSSRNEETPAAPTPVGATGGSSAWLDSSSENRGLGSELSKPGVLASQVDSPFSGCFEDLAISASTSLGMGPCHGPEENEYKSEGTFGIHVAENPSIQLLEGNPGPPADPDGGPRPQTDRKFQEREVPCHRPSPGALWLQVAVTGVLVVTLLVVLYRRRLH, translated from the exons ATGCCTGTCCAGGAGACCCAGGTGCCAGAGTCCCCAGGAGAG AGTTCAGAGCAAGCCCTGCAGACGCTCAGCCCCAGAGCCATCCCAAGGAATCCAGATGGTGGCCCCCTGGAGTCCTCCTCTGACCTGGCAGCCCTCAGCCCTCTGACCTCCAGCGGGCATCAGGAGCAGGACACAGAACTGGGCAGTACCCACACAGCAG GTGCGACCTCCAGCCTCACACCATCCCGTGGGCCTGTGTCTCCATCTGTCTCCTTCCAGCCCCTGGCCCGTTCCACCCCCAGGGCAAGCCGCTTGCCTGGACCCACAGTGTCAGTTGTATCTACTGgtacctccttctcctcctcatccCCTGGCTTGGCCTCTGCAGGGGCTGCAGAGGGTAAACAGGGTGCAGAGAGTGACCAGGCCGAGCCTATCATCTGCTCCAGTGGGGCAGAGGCACCTGCCAACTCTCTGCCCTCCAAAGTGCCTACCACCTTGATGCCTGTGAACACAGTGGCCCTGAAAGTGCCTGCCAACCCAGCATCTGTCAGCACAGTGCCCTCCAAGTTGCCAACTAGCTCAAAGCCCCCTGGTGCAGTGCCTTCTAATGTGCTCACCAATCCAGCACCATCCAAATTGCCCATCAACTCAACCCGTGCTGGCATGGTGCCATCCAAAGTGCCTACTAGCATGGTGCTCACCAAGGTGTCTGCCAGCACAGTCCCCACTGACGGGAGCAGCAGAAATGAG GAGACCCCAGCAGCTCCAACACCCGTCGGCGCCACTGGAGGCAGCTCAGCCTGGCtagacagcagctctgagaataGGGGCCTTGGGTCGGAGCTGAGTAAGCCTGGCGTGCTGGCATCCCAGGTAGACAGCCCGTTCTCGGGCTGCTTCGAGGATCTTGCCATCAGTGCCAGCACCTCCTTGGGCATGGGGCCCTGCCATGGCCCAGAGGAGAATGAGTACAAGTCCGAGGGCACCTTTGGGATCCACGTGGCTGAGAACCCCAGCATCCAGCTCCTGGAGGGCAACCCTGGGCCACCTGCGGACCCGGATGGTGGCCCCAGGCCACAAACCGACCGGAAGTTCCAGGAGAGGGAGGTGCCATGCCACAGGCCCTCACCTGGGGCTCTGTGGCTCCAGGTGGCTGTGACAGGGGTGCTGGTAGTCACACTCCTGGTGGTGCTGTACCGGCGGCGTCTGCACTAG